A DNA window from Ensifer sp. WSM1721 contains the following coding sequences:
- a CDS encoding TadE/TadG family type IV pilus assembly protein: MRRQSTKRLLGRLLRDRAGVAAIEFALLALPTFILIFGILELGAMFFIDSALDASVHKAARLIRTGQVAKTNMALASFKAEICGNLLYVLNCSDNLLVAVDTLTDASSSGAMKAIGNSGTVSITENFDMGKGSDYVMVQAFLPWSPIVGLYSLSSHTLADGSYLLGASVLFRNEPF, from the coding sequence ATGAGGCGGCAATCGACGAAGAGGCTCCTCGGCCGCCTGCTGCGCGACAGGGCGGGTGTTGCGGCGATCGAATTCGCACTGCTCGCTCTGCCGACATTCATCCTGATCTTCGGCATCCTGGAGCTCGGAGCGATGTTCTTCATCGATTCCGCGCTCGATGCTTCGGTCCACAAGGCCGCGCGGCTCATCAGGACGGGCCAAGTGGCCAAGACCAATATGGCGCTGGCCTCGTTCAAGGCGGAGATCTGCGGCAATCTCCTCTACGTTCTCAACTGCTCCGACAATCTGCTCGTCGCGGTCGACACGCTGACCGATGCCTCCTCCTCCGGTGCCATGAAGGCCATCGGCAATAGCGGCACCGTTTCGATCACGGAGAACTTCGACATGGGCAAGGGCAGTGATTACGTGATGGTCCAAGCCTTCCTGCCCTGGTCGCCGATCGTCGGCCTCTATTCGCTCTCGAGCCACACCCTCGCCGATGGCAGTTACCTGCTCGGCGCTTCCGTCTTGTTCCGCAACGAACCGTTCTGA
- a CDS encoding TadE/TadG family type IV pilus assembly protein, translated as MISFLAERIGATLRHFGKSRDGASAIEFAILLPLMLLLLAGLVDLGQGLTVRRKVNQIASTTSEIIAMQGNWSDASVASILAGVRSILDPYDSSELKVLLCVVDIDKKGKETVAWSAAYGTAKLAAGQVSPVEIPDELQEENVQMVVTRVQYRLDTIFSSLFESFTGGGAYEYDQHFFIRPRNGSTISFS; from the coding sequence ATGATTTCATTCCTGGCAGAACGCATCGGTGCCACGCTGCGGCATTTCGGCAAGAGCCGAGACGGCGCGTCCGCGATCGAATTCGCCATCCTGCTGCCGCTGATGCTGCTCTTGCTTGCCGGCCTGGTCGACCTCGGCCAAGGCCTGACGGTCCGACGCAAGGTCAACCAGATCGCATCGACGACCAGCGAGATCATCGCCATGCAAGGCAATTGGAGCGATGCAAGCGTCGCCAGCATCCTGGCGGGGGTCAGATCGATTCTCGACCCCTATGATTCAAGCGAGCTCAAGGTACTGTTGTGCGTGGTCGACATCGACAAGAAGGGCAAGGAGACCGTGGCCTGGTCTGCCGCCTATGGCACGGCCAAGCTCGCCGCCGGACAAGTTTCGCCTGTCGAAATCCCGGATGAACTGCAGGAGGAAAATGTGCAGATGGTCGTCACCCGTGTTCAATACAGGTTGGACACGATCTTCTCCAGCCTGTTCGAAAGCTTCACCGGCGGCGGCGCCTACGAATATGACCAGCATTTCTTCATTCGGCCGCGCAACGGCAGTACGATCAGCTTCAGCTGA
- a CDS encoding NAD-dependent epimerase/dehydratase family protein: MPEETNRPTILMTGASGFLGQAIARRLRDRYRLIGLDIAPPKKPLEGFETIETDLTSDDSVKEAVEAVRKRSGGRLASVIHLAAYYDTTGKPNPKYDAVNVQGTRRLLAALQGIETEQFIYSSTLLVHAPSPAKGRRITEESPLEPGWIYPQSKAETEALIAKERGSLKTVVLRLAGVYDEDCRAAFIAQQIARIFERLPTAYLFSGDLDAGQPYLHKDDLVEAFVRTVERRADLPEECVLLIGEEETLSYGELQKRFGRLIHDEDWRTLVLPKGLAKPGAWLQTEVLDQDSNIQPWMIESSDDHYEIDISRARTLLGWEPEHRLSATLPEMIRRLKEDPTDWYARNKLEPSAVAASKPEIEQAEERLARPLERSGKEVEAAVKQHRLRTLWAPLSNVALALWLVTSPMTLGLFDPVAAPLPPALGHEIAEAALRNTRLGISEILSGLIVVAFALFGMYRRWLWVQWITAVLGVWIMFAPLVFWTTSAAAYATDTLVGMLIVAFAVMIAPTPGISTRALAADDDRPLGWTYSPSSFTQRIPIVALAFVGLFVSRYLAAYQMGHIDGLWDPFFGPGTAPVRNGSEAVVTSWLSKGFPIADAGLGAFTYALDILAGAIGDRRRWRTMPWMVLLFGLLIVPLGAVSVTFIIVQPPLFGTLCTLCLIQAAVTVVLIPYSIDEVIATIQYLWQAKGAGEPFWRTFWMGGPALSENQTPGPDLDRAASKLLKEFVVGGVNFPWTLVTSVLLGTVLMVTPLIFGSAPPLYHSDHIVGCIVILIAVTAMAEVVRPVRFLNVALGAWIAASPFLLSGGGTAGTVGNVAIGLALIALSLPRGKRSDEHYGSWDRAIV; this comes from the coding sequence ATGCCCGAAGAGACAAATCGTCCGACCATCCTCATGACCGGCGCGAGCGGCTTCCTTGGACAGGCCATCGCGCGCCGCCTGCGCGACCGCTACCGTTTGATCGGACTTGACATCGCCCCTCCCAAAAAGCCGCTCGAGGGCTTCGAGACAATCGAGACCGATCTGACCTCCGATGACAGCGTCAAGGAAGCTGTCGAGGCGGTGCGCAAGCGCAGCGGCGGACGTCTGGCTTCCGTCATCCATCTCGCTGCCTACTATGACACCACCGGCAAGCCTAACCCGAAATACGATGCCGTCAACGTTCAGGGAACGCGACGGCTGCTTGCAGCGCTGCAAGGCATCGAGACGGAGCAGTTCATCTACTCCAGCACGCTGCTCGTACACGCTCCAAGCCCGGCCAAAGGCAGGCGGATCACCGAGGAGTCGCCCCTCGAGCCCGGCTGGATCTACCCGCAGTCGAAGGCTGAGACCGAAGCGCTGATCGCGAAAGAGCGAGGCAGCCTCAAGACGGTCGTCCTGCGGCTCGCCGGCGTCTACGATGAGGACTGCCGCGCCGCTTTCATCGCCCAGCAAATCGCGCGCATCTTCGAGCGGCTCCCGACAGCCTATCTCTTCAGCGGCGATCTCGATGCCGGGCAGCCTTATTTGCACAAGGACGACCTGGTTGAAGCCTTTGTGCGCACCGTCGAGCGCCGTGCCGACCTGCCGGAGGAATGCGTCCTGTTGATCGGAGAGGAAGAGACGCTCTCCTATGGCGAGCTGCAGAAACGCTTTGGGCGGCTGATCCACGATGAGGACTGGCGCACGCTCGTCCTGCCGAAGGGTCTCGCCAAACCGGGCGCCTGGCTGCAAACGGAGGTGCTCGACCAGGACTCCAACATCCAGCCTTGGATGATCGAGAGCTCGGACGATCATTACGAGATAGACATTTCCCGCGCCCGTACCCTCCTGGGCTGGGAGCCGGAACACAGGCTGAGCGCCACCTTGCCGGAGATGATCCGCCGGCTGAAGGAAGATCCGACCGATTGGTACGCAAGGAACAAGCTCGAACCCTCAGCGGTCGCGGCCTCGAAGCCAGAAATCGAGCAGGCCGAGGAAAGGCTGGCGCGGCCGCTGGAGCGCAGCGGCAAGGAGGTCGAGGCCGCCGTGAAGCAGCATCGGCTGCGAACGCTCTGGGCGCCTCTGTCGAATGTCGCGCTGGCATTGTGGCTGGTCACCTCACCGATGACGCTCGGCCTGTTCGATCCCGTCGCTGCCCCGCTGCCTCCGGCTCTCGGACACGAAATCGCCGAGGCCGCCCTGCGCAATACGCGTCTCGGGATCAGCGAAATTCTCTCCGGTCTCATCGTGGTGGCTTTCGCGCTTTTTGGAATGTATCGCCGCTGGTTGTGGGTACAATGGATCACCGCGGTTCTCGGCGTCTGGATCATGTTCGCTCCACTCGTCTTCTGGACGACGAGCGCGGCGGCTTACGCGACGGACACGCTGGTCGGCATGCTGATCGTCGCCTTCGCGGTGATGATTGCGCCGACACCGGGGATCAGCACGCGGGCGCTCGCGGCGGACGACGACCGGCCGCTCGGCTGGACCTATTCTCCGTCCTCCTTCACCCAGCGCATTCCGATTGTCGCGCTCGCCTTCGTCGGGCTGTTCGTCTCGCGCTATCTCGCCGCTTATCAGATGGGCCATATCGACGGTCTTTGGGATCCGTTCTTCGGGCCGGGCACGGCTCCGGTCCGCAACGGCAGCGAGGCCGTCGTGACGTCCTGGTTGTCCAAGGGTTTCCCGATCGCCGATGCCGGTCTCGGCGCTTTCACCTACGCGCTCGACATTCTCGCGGGCGCGATCGGCGACCGCAGGCGTTGGCGCACCATGCCATGGATGGTGCTGCTGTTCGGCCTGTTGATCGTTCCGCTTGGCGCGGTCAGCGTTACCTTCATCATCGTTCAGCCGCCCCTTTTCGGCACGCTTTGCACGCTCTGCCTGATCCAGGCCGCCGTCACGGTCGTGCTCATTCCCTATTCGATCGACGAGGTTATCGCGACAATCCAGTATCTATGGCAGGCGAAAGGGGCCGGCGAACCGTTCTGGCGCACATTCTGGATGGGCGGTCCGGCGCTTTCGGAGAACCAGACGCCCGGACCCGACCTTGATCGCGCCGCGTCCAAACTGCTGAAGGAATTTGTCGTGGGCGGTGTCAATTTTCCATGGACGCTGGTGACGAGCGTGCTACTCGGAACGGTGCTGATGGTGACGCCGCTGATCTTCGGCAGCGCGCCGCCGCTCTATCACAGCGACCATATCGTCGGCTGTATCGTCATCCTGATCGCAGTGACGGCGATGGCGGAGGTTGTCCGTCCGGTCCGCTTCCTCAATGTGGCGCTCGGTGCCTGGATCGCAGCCTCGCCGTTCCTGCTTTCCGGCGGCGGGACGGCGGGCACGGTCGGGAACGTGGCAATCGGGTTGGCGCTGATCGCGCTCAGCCTGCCGCGCGGTAAGCGCAGCGATGAGCACTATGGTAGCTGGGACCGGGCGATCGTCTGA
- a CDS encoding endonuclease/exonuclease/phosphatase family protein, whose protein sequence is MQRRIRFLTYNVHSCFGTDRKLDPARVAAVINECRPDIIALQEVDVGRVRSGGMDQAHMIATHLRMEAQFHPALHLEDEKYGDAVVTALPMRLVKAAVLPSLGEPRGALWVEIDLTVVKLQVIVTHLGLRGSDRARQAAVLLGPGWLGGIAQGEPVVLAGDLNAIARSAAYKLVARQLKDAQFEVNAKPRPTFPSRLPLLRLDHVFIGEGIKVERCEVHSSALARVASDHLPIVADLVLGPRAARRTDAPPAYGGGADRNGKKITEG, encoded by the coding sequence ATGCAGCGGCGGATACGTTTCCTCACCTATAACGTCCACAGTTGCTTCGGTACCGACCGAAAGCTGGATCCTGCCCGTGTCGCGGCCGTCATCAACGAATGCCGGCCCGACATCATCGCCCTCCAGGAGGTCGATGTCGGTCGCGTGCGCAGCGGCGGAATGGACCAGGCCCATATGATCGCAACGCATCTTAGGATGGAAGCGCAATTTCATCCGGCTCTTCATCTGGAGGACGAGAAATACGGAGATGCGGTGGTCACGGCCCTGCCGATGCGCTTGGTCAAGGCCGCCGTTCTGCCGTCCCTCGGGGAGCCGAGAGGAGCGCTCTGGGTGGAGATCGACCTCACCGTCGTAAAGCTGCAGGTCATCGTTACGCATCTCGGACTCCGCGGTTCTGACCGCGCACGGCAGGCAGCGGTCCTCTTGGGCCCCGGCTGGCTCGGCGGGATAGCGCAAGGGGAGCCCGTGGTCCTTGCGGGCGACCTCAACGCGATCGCGCGTTCGGCGGCCTACAAACTCGTGGCGAGACAGCTCAAGGATGCGCAGTTCGAGGTTAATGCAAAGCCGCGGCCGACCTTTCCCTCTCGATTGCCCCTCCTGCGGCTCGACCATGTCTTCATCGGCGAGGGGATAAAGGTTGAGCGATGCGAGGTGCATAGCAGCGCCTTGGCGCGGGTTGCCTCCGATCATCTCCCGATCGTCGCCGACCTCGTGCTCGGGCCCCGGGCGGCGCGTCGTACCGACGCGCCGCCGGCTTATGGCGGCGGAGCGGACAGGAACGGCAAGAAGATAACAGAAGGCTGA
- a CDS encoding lysylphosphatidylglycerol synthase domain-containing protein produces MSRKLVARLFLLAALGVAGWLIYRALSQYTFHEIASSVGQIPAGHLLAAIGFVFLSYFCLTLFDTLALRYVGQDLAYPRVALASFTSLSIGHNVGGAALSSGAIRYRFYSRWGLSVEEVAKVILFCGVTVGLGLATLAGLCSLAMPAGVARISGLSETGALLLGTACLMASIGYVLLAHFVRGSLRVFRWSFELPALRIAAGQVIVGTANFLCVSACLHQLLLAFGSLSFLDTATAYVGASVTAIISHVPGGIGVLEAAVAFLLGDSASIGALITFRAIYFFLPLPLGLISLSVAEFVVRRNEGRSLASKAKT; encoded by the coding sequence ATGTCCAGAAAACTCGTTGCCAGACTCTTCCTACTTGCCGCCCTCGGCGTCGCAGGCTGGTTGATTTACCGCGCCCTTAGCCAATACACGTTTCATGAAATCGCGAGCTCGGTCGGGCAGATTCCGGCCGGGCATCTGCTCGCGGCCATCGGCTTCGTCTTCCTTTCCTATTTCTGTTTGACGCTGTTCGACACGCTTGCGCTGCGCTATGTCGGGCAGGACCTCGCCTATCCGCGGGTTGCGCTCGCCTCCTTCACCAGCCTCTCGATCGGCCATAATGTCGGCGGGGCGGCCTTGAGCAGCGGCGCCATCCGGTACCGGTTCTATTCACGCTGGGGGTTGAGTGTCGAAGAGGTTGCGAAGGTCATCCTCTTCTGCGGCGTCACCGTCGGACTCGGCCTTGCCACATTGGCCGGCCTTTGCAGCCTGGCCATGCCGGCGGGTGTCGCCCGGATCAGCGGACTTTCCGAGACCGGCGCGCTCCTGCTCGGCACGGCCTGCCTGATGGCTTCGATCGGCTATGTGCTGCTTGCGCACTTTGTCCGAGGGTCGCTGCGCGTCTTCCGCTGGAGTTTCGAATTACCGGCGCTGCGGATCGCAGCCGGCCAGGTGATCGTTGGCACCGCCAATTTCCTCTGCGTCAGCGCATGTTTGCATCAGTTGCTGCTCGCTTTCGGAAGCTTGAGTTTTCTCGATACAGCAACGGCCTATGTCGGCGCCAGTGTGACCGCCATCATCAGCCATGTCCCCGGCGGCATCGGCGTGCTCGAAGCGGCGGTCGCGTTTCTGCTCGGCGACTCGGCAAGTATCGGCGCGCTGATCACCTTTCGGGCGATCTACTTCTTCCTGCCCCTGCCGCTTGGCTTGATTTCGCTTTCGGTCGCGGAGTTCGTCGTGCGTCGGAACGAAGGAAGAAGCCTGGCGAGCAAGGCGAAGACCTGA
- a CDS encoding CsbD family protein has product MNWDRVEGNWKQIKGRVQEQWGLLTDDDLDQIAGRRELLEGKIQERYGLEKDRVREAVDDWYNRSML; this is encoded by the coding sequence ATGAATTGGGACCGGGTGGAAGGAAACTGGAAGCAGATCAAAGGGCGAGTGCAGGAACAGTGGGGCCTGCTCACCGATGACGATCTCGATCAGATCGCCGGCAGACGAGAACTCCTGGAAGGTAAAATCCAGGAGCGTTATGGGCTGGAAAAGGATCGCGTAAGAGAGGCGGTCGACGATTGGTACAATCGCAGCATGCTGTGA
- a CDS encoding PepSY domain-containing protein, giving the protein MKSMILGVAVLLSTAAVPAFGQTSGSTPAINTPGVQNPGAPVPGKNSFTEEQAREQIEEAGYTDVTGLKLDNQGIWRATAMKDGKSITVAVDYQGNVTAL; this is encoded by the coding sequence ATGAAAAGTATGATCCTTGGCGTTGCAGTGCTGCTGAGCACTGCCGCAGTACCGGCGTTCGGGCAGACGTCCGGGAGCACACCGGCCATCAACACCCCCGGTGTGCAGAACCCCGGGGCTCCAGTCCCCGGCAAGAACAGTTTCACGGAAGAGCAGGCGAGGGAGCAGATCGAGGAGGCCGGTTATACCGACGTCACGGGCTTGAAGCTCGACAACCAGGGGATCTGGCGGGCAACCGCGATGAAGGACGGAAAGTCCATCACCGTCGCTGTTGACTATCAGGGCAACGTGACCGCGCTCTAG
- a CDS encoding general stress protein, which translates to MKTVAGLFDDYYEARQAVNDLEAAGIPLGDISIIANNAGDRYSVESSGAAEGAGVGAGLGAAGGGAVGLLTGLGLMAIPGVGPVVAAGWLASTAVGAAAGAIAGAAAGGIIGSLTESGIDEDDAHLYAEGVRRGGTLVVARVEEVMVAQADAILRNRNAVDITVRRRAYVEEGWTRFDEASAPYTRDQVERERERFRPRSI; encoded by the coding sequence ATGAAAACCGTGGCAGGACTTTTCGACGACTACTACGAAGCCCGGCAGGCGGTGAACGATTTGGAGGCCGCCGGCATTCCGTTAGGCGATATCAGCATCATCGCGAACAATGCCGGTGACCGATATTCGGTTGAAAGTTCCGGCGCCGCCGAAGGTGCGGGAGTGGGCGCGGGGTTGGGTGCGGCAGGCGGCGGCGCGGTCGGCCTGCTGACCGGTCTCGGCCTGATGGCTATTCCGGGAGTAGGACCTGTCGTCGCCGCGGGATGGCTGGCGTCCACCGCAGTCGGGGCGGCTGCCGGAGCAATCGCCGGGGCCGCTGCAGGCGGCATCATCGGCTCGTTGACGGAATCCGGCATCGATGAAGACGACGCGCATCTTTATGCCGAGGGCGTCCGCCGCGGCGGCACGCTGGTGGTCGCCAGGGTCGAGGAAGTGATGGTCGCGCAGGCGGACGCGATCCTGAGGAATCGCAACGCCGTCGATATAACCGTCCGCCGCCGCGCCTATGTCGAAGAAGGCTGGACGCGTTTCGACGAAGCTTCGGCGCCCTATACCCGAGACCAGGTGGAGCGGGAGCGGGAGCGCTTCCGCCCAAGGTCGATATAG
- a CDS encoding nucleotidyltransferase family protein, with translation MPSASPPQQKSPRGARPPLALPRLADEEAEAFVATAIAELVRSKIPFLVAGTFAVSAYTGISRLTKDLDVFCKAGDYTRILNHFKSLGYTVEIEDDRWLGKVYKGKLFFDVIFSSPNGTMQVNDVWFEHALPIKINAATVPIVAPTELVWSKSFIQLRDRYDGADVAHMILKTHDQIDWRRLLEYMEAHWEVLLIHLLNFRWIYPSERDRVPSWLMDELLGRVAAQRDLPLPQTKICRGRMYSRRDYEIDVTEWGFADVGGDVEMRTGNKE, from the coding sequence ATGCCATCGGCAAGCCCCCCGCAGCAGAAGTCGCCACGCGGCGCGCGCCCTCCTCTGGCCCTGCCGCGGCTCGCCGACGAGGAGGCCGAAGCCTTCGTCGCGACGGCCATAGCGGAGCTCGTCAGGTCGAAGATCCCGTTTCTGGTCGCCGGTACCTTCGCCGTCAGCGCCTATACCGGCATCTCGCGGCTGACGAAGGACCTAGACGTCTTCTGTAAAGCAGGGGACTACACACGGATACTCAATCACTTCAAGTCGCTCGGCTACACGGTGGAGATCGAGGACGACCGGTGGCTGGGGAAGGTCTATAAGGGTAAGCTCTTCTTCGACGTCATCTTCTCGTCGCCGAACGGCACGATGCAGGTCAACGACGTCTGGTTCGAACACGCCCTGCCGATCAAGATCAACGCTGCCACCGTGCCTATCGTCGCTCCGACCGAGCTCGTCTGGTCGAAATCCTTCATCCAGCTTCGTGACCGCTACGATGGCGCCGACGTGGCGCACATGATCCTCAAGACCCATGATCAGATCGACTGGCGCCGACTGCTCGAATATATGGAAGCGCACTGGGAAGTGCTGCTGATCCATCTCCTCAACTTCCGCTGGATCTATCCATCTGAACGCGACCGGGTTCCGAGCTGGCTCATGGACGAGCTCCTCGGCAGGGTGGCTGCGCAGAGGGACCTGCCGCTGCCGCAGACGAAGATCTGCCGCGGGCGAATGTACTCGCGACGCGACTACGAAATCGACGTCACCGAATGGGGATTTGCCGACGTCGGCGGCGACGTAGAGATGCGCACAGGAAACAAGGAGTAG
- a CDS encoding metallophosphoesterase, with protein sequence MSKTKVAAVADLHMKEDRSTSYTELFTEISRVADVLVIAGDLTDLGKPAEAELLAADLKSCTVPVVAVLGNHDHQCNAVEEISAILMKAGVHLLDGQAVEIAGVGFAGTKGFVGGFGRHMLGSFGEAALKAMVSETVDEAMRLENALRKTSAQHSVVVLHYAPIAETVAGEPEEIYPFLGSSRFAETIDRFRVSAVVHGHAHKGTYKGKTPGGAPVFNVAAHVEKPTGRPYAILEF encoded by the coding sequence ATGAGCAAGACGAAGGTGGCCGCGGTCGCGGATCTCCACATGAAGGAGGACCGTTCGACCTCCTATACGGAACTGTTTACAGAGATCTCGCGTGTTGCGGACGTGCTCGTGATAGCCGGCGACCTCACCGACCTCGGCAAACCCGCAGAAGCGGAGCTTCTGGCCGCCGATCTCAAATCCTGCACGGTTCCGGTGGTGGCGGTTCTTGGAAACCATGATCACCAATGCAACGCCGTGGAGGAGATCTCGGCGATCCTGATGAAGGCGGGTGTCCATCTCCTCGACGGGCAGGCGGTGGAGATCGCCGGCGTCGGCTTTGCCGGTACAAAGGGGTTTGTCGGCGGTTTCGGACGGCATATGCTCGGCTCTTTCGGTGAAGCCGCCCTGAAGGCGATGGTTTCGGAAACGGTCGACGAGGCGATGCGTCTCGAAAACGCCCTGCGGAAAACCAGCGCGCAACACTCGGTCGTCGTCCTCCACTATGCCCCGATCGCCGAGACCGTCGCGGGAGAGCCCGAAGAGATCTATCCCTTCCTCGGCTCCTCCCGCTTTGCGGAAACCATCGACCGCTTCCGGGTCAGCGCGGTCGTGCACGGCCACGCCCACAAGGGCACATATAAAGGAAAGACGCCCGGCGGCGCCCCCGTCTTCAACGTCGCCGCCCATGTCGAGAAACCGACCGGCCGGCCCTATGCGATACTGGAATTCTGA
- a CDS encoding SDR family oxidoreductase has product MWKSLKDQVVVITGASSGVGQATAEEFAKRGAKLVLAARDASALQLVAKICRELGAEVLVAPTDVTDAGAVKKLAEKAMSFGKIDIWFSNVGVGAVGRFEETPIEAHQQVIRTNLIGHFNDAHAVIPIFLRQRHGIFINMISLGGFAATPFAAAYGASKFGLRGFSEALRAELAGEPDIHICDVYPTFMDTPGVAHGANYTGRKLSVPPPVYDARRAARAIVRLAEHPRTSITVGAVADLARLAHFLAPNTSSRLTAYLTSRYLRQAPRVERSNGNLFRAPAIPGGVEGGWRSERRVPIAGVAAAVVVGLALAAVVSGMPRASHRRGFLPLQAAAMGRRLFKSGGFLR; this is encoded by the coding sequence ATGTGGAAATCCCTGAAGGATCAAGTAGTCGTGATCACCGGTGCCTCGTCCGGTGTGGGGCAGGCAACCGCGGAAGAATTCGCTAAGCGAGGAGCAAAGCTCGTGCTGGCGGCGCGTGATGCCTCGGCACTCCAGCTCGTCGCGAAGATCTGTCGCGAATTGGGGGCGGAGGTTCTGGTCGCTCCGACCGATGTGACCGACGCCGGCGCCGTCAAGAAGCTTGCAGAGAAGGCGATGAGCTTCGGCAAGATCGACATCTGGTTCAGCAATGTCGGTGTCGGAGCCGTGGGCCGTTTCGAGGAGACCCCGATCGAAGCCCACCAGCAGGTCATTCGTACGAACCTGATCGGCCATTTCAACGACGCACACGCGGTCATTCCGATTTTTCTGAGGCAGCGTCACGGCATCTTCATCAACATGATCTCGCTCGGCGGGTTCGCAGCGACACCCTTCGCGGCAGCCTACGGGGCGAGCAAATTCGGTCTGAGGGGCTTTTCCGAAGCGCTGCGGGCGGAACTTGCCGGCGAACCCGATATCCATATCTGCGACGTCTATCCGACCTTCATGGACACGCCCGGCGTCGCGCATGGTGCGAACTACACCGGTCGCAAGCTCAGCGTGCCTCCGCCCGTCTATGATGCACGCCGTGCCGCCCGCGCCATCGTCCGCCTCGCAGAGCATCCGCGCACGTCCATCACCGTCGGTGCGGTCGCGGACCTGGCGCGGCTTGCGCATTTTCTCGCCCCCAATACGAGCTCGCGCCTCACCGCATACCTCACCTCACGTTATCTCAGGCAAGCGCCGCGTGTCGAAAGAAGCAACGGCAACCTGTTCAGGGCCCCGGCAATCCCCGGCGGTGTCGAGGGCGGTTGGCGTTCGGAGCGCAGGGTCCCGATCGCCGGCGTCGCGGCTGCAGTCGTCGTCGGACTGGCGCTTGCGGCCGTGGTCAGCGGCATGCCACGCGCATCCCATCGCCGAGGCTTTCTCCCGCTGCAGGCGGCCGCCATGGGGCGCCGCCTGTTCAAAAGCGGAGGCTTCCTAAGATGA
- a CDS encoding DNA topoisomerase IB, with translation MMQNHFEEEAVRDPCSGLDLVPPREAGLVYVSDSEPGIRRQRCGKGFAYKMPDGSTVTDPATKARISALGLPPAYQNVWICLDENGHLQATGFDARGRKQYRYHEKWQALRSGDKFAQLVPFGKALPRIRRTVRRHMEGSPDDVQTILAALVALLDEAHLRTGSPAYVEENATYGATTLLKRHLKLVDGCIELKFAAKGGKRVTRRLRRPKLQRLLEEIADLPGRQLFVWKDENDALRPVDSGRLNRYLAEIAGLPVSAKTFRTWAGSVAAFAAARAALDEIGRATVKQMSEAAAAVLCNTPAICRKSYIHPDIIALAGNDSTISVRQLRMRGGAKPELRAEEARMLNFLARAERARRRSDGPR, from the coding sequence ATGATGCAAAACCACTTCGAAGAGGAAGCGGTGCGCGATCCATGCAGCGGCTTGGACCTGGTTCCGCCGCGGGAAGCCGGCCTCGTCTATGTCAGCGATTCCGAACCCGGCATCAGGCGGCAGCGCTGCGGCAAGGGCTTCGCCTACAAAATGCCCGACGGCTCTACCGTCACCGACCCGGCGACGAAAGCTCGCATTTCGGCACTGGGCCTGCCGCCGGCCTACCAGAACGTCTGGATCTGCCTCGATGAAAACGGTCACCTGCAGGCGACTGGCTTCGACGCACGCGGTCGCAAGCAATACCGCTATCATGAGAAATGGCAGGCGCTTCGAAGCGGCGACAAGTTCGCTCAACTGGTCCCCTTCGGCAAGGCGCTGCCGAGAATAAGGCGCACGGTGCGACGCCACATGGAGGGTAGCCCGGATGACGTCCAGACCATTCTCGCCGCACTTGTTGCGTTGCTCGACGAGGCGCATCTGCGCACGGGAAGTCCCGCCTATGTAGAGGAAAATGCAACCTACGGGGCGACGACCCTCTTGAAACGTCACCTGAAGCTGGTGGACGGATGCATCGAACTGAAATTCGCCGCCAAGGGCGGCAAGCGTGTGACGCGGCGGCTTCGCCGCCCGAAGCTGCAGCGCCTGCTTGAAGAAATCGCAGACCTGCCGGGACGGCAGCTCTTCGTCTGGAAGGACGAGAACGACGCTCTCCGTCCTGTCGATTCGGGTCGCCTCAACCGCTACCTCGCGGAGATCGCCGGCCTTCCGGTCTCAGCCAAGACATTCCGGACCTGGGCCGGAAGCGTCGCCGCTTTTGCGGCCGCGCGAGCCGCGCTCGACGAAATCGGGCGCGCGACGGTCAAACAGATGAGCGAGGCCGCAGCAGCGGTGCTTTGCAACACGCCGGCGATCTGTCGCAAAAGCTACATCCATCCGGACATCATCGCTCTGGCCGGCAATGACTCCACAATATCAGTCAGGCAATTGCGGATGCGCGGGGGAGCGAAGCCGGAGTTGCGTGCCGAGGAAGCACGTATGCTCAACTTCTTGGCTCGTGCCGAGCGAGCCCGAAGACGAAGCGACGGGCCCCGATGA